A genomic region of Raphanus sativus cultivar WK10039 chromosome 6, ASM80110v3, whole genome shotgun sequence contains the following coding sequences:
- the LOC108810044 gene encoding CLAVATA3/ESR (CLE)-related protein 9: MSPTYLSRPVVISLLLFVVFLLTTSVASPTSRNVRYRTHRFVPRVRHPYYVTPHGSCDSFTRPYARSMCLELQRIHRSARKQPHVPPPPPEIDPRYGVDKRLVPSGPNPLHN, encoded by the coding sequence ATGTCGCCGACTTACCTAAGCCGTCCGGTCGTGatctctctcctcctcttcgTTGTTTTCCTTCTCACAACTTCCGTCGCTTCTCCAACATCAAGAAACGTTCGCTACCGAACCCACCGTTTCGTCCCGAGGGTTCGCCATCCGTATTACGTGACACCTCACGGTTCGTGCGACTCCTTCACTCGTCCATACGCGCGTTCTATGTGCCTTGAGCTTCAAAGAATCCACCGTAGCGCCAGGAAGCAGCCACATGTTCCCCCTCCTCCGCCGGAGATTGATCCAAGGTACGGCGTTGATAAGAGACTCGTCCCCTCCGGTCCTAATCCTCTTCACAACTAA
- the LOC108810094 gene encoding uncharacterized protein LOC108810094 → MEQCNERRFVCKFCNKRFACGKSLGGHIRTHMSNKNTADSDEDDEHNKLVIDENGGQSSYGLRENPKKNKRFVDQREMMALKHQQHQHQHQQRLLCCRECGKGFPSSKALCGHMASHSEREKIVMDSQSDTEASMSPTRRRSKRVVKHHHHHKDDGFVVGGSIMNQYDSASSDESEIETEQEQMALSLMMLSRDSSGFKKGHNLVVNSLAESSDNNSVILETKSSSGEQLKIFEVKELCKKDKVGVGVDHLRSGEDNGDVLYDSDNSDSGYFRNGPKKFDSDVSVDGFLRNTGFNSSQDKSLNRFRTGSDRSSTKYDLRRSRTGFTSYGQKKIKYEFTESVYDSGDQHSLETDSCADTIKVHNSKPPIVKKASGGGGGAKKKSKGHECPICFRVFKSGQALGGHKRSHFIGNHEHRTLVIQQHQVAHEMHTLIDLNLPAPID, encoded by the coding sequence ATGGAGCAGTGCAATGAGAGGAGGTTTGTGTGTAAGTTCTGTAACAAGAGGTTCGCTTGTGGGAAATCACTGGGAGGTCACATCAGAACTCACATGAGCAACAAGAACACAGCTGATTCAGATGAGGATGATGAACACAATAAGCTCGTAATAGATGAAAATGGAGGTCAGTCTAGCTACGGTCTGAGAGAGAATCCTAAAAAGAACAAGAGGTTTGTGGATCAGAGAGAGATGATGGCTCTGAAACATCAGCAGCATCAACATCAACATCAACAGCGACTTCTTTGTTGCAGAGAATGTGGTAAGGGTTTCCCTTCTTCGAAAGCTCTTTGTGGTCACATGGCTTCTCACTCTGAGAGAGAGAAGATTGTGATGGATAGTCAATCTGATACCGAAGCTTCTATGTCTCCTACCAGGAGAAGATCCAAGAGAGTTGTgaaacatcatcatcaccacaaGGATGATGGTTTTGTAGTTGGTGGTAGCATCATGAATCAATATGATTCAGCATCTTCTGATGAGTCTGAGATTGAGACGGAACAAGAGCAAATGGCATTGTCTCTGATGATGCTGTCTAGGGATAGTTCAGGTTTCAAGAAGGGACATAACTTGGTTGTGAACTCTTTAGCTGAGTCATCAGACAACAACTCTGTGATTCTTGAGACCAAGTCATCTTCAGGAGAACAGCTGAAGATCTTCGAGGTGAAGGAGCTTTGTAAGAAGGACAAAGTTGGAGTTGGGGTTGACCATTTGAGATCTGGTGAGGATAATGGTGATGTTCTGTATGATTCAGATAACTCTGATTCTGGCTATTTCAGGAATGGACCAAAGAAGTTTGACTCAGATGTCTCTGTTGATGGCTTCCTCAGGAACACTGGATTCAACAGCTCACAGGATAAGAGCTTGAACAGATTCAGGACAGGATCAGATCGTTCTTCGACTAAGTATGATCTGAGGAGAAGCAGAACAGGCTTTACTTCTTACGGTCAAAAGAAAATCAAGTATGAGTTCACTGAATCTGTGTATGACAGTGGTGATCAGCATAGCTTGGAGACTGATTCTTGTGCGGACACAATCAAGGTTCATAATAGTAAACCCCCAATAGTTAAGAAAGcaagtggtggtggtggtggtgcaaAGAAGAAAAGTAAAGGACACGAGTGTCCTATTTGCTTCAGGGTGTTTAAATCTGGACAAGCTTTAGGTGGTCACAAGAGATCACATTTCATTGGGAATCATGAACACAGGACTTTGGTGATCCAACAACACCAAGTAGCTCATGAGATGCATACTCTCATCGATCTCAATCTTCCTGCTCCTATTGATTAA
- the LOC108808336 gene encoding uncharacterized protein LOC108808336, whose protein sequence is MAENIRRGLQDLTLGADDAPFVLPTNVVRRAEEENRFILIGRPVMPRRQNLRALIATMPRNWGLEGIARGRIIEGRRFQFVFPSEEAMEMVIRRGPWAFAERMMVLQRWTPLMDMALLNYIPFWIQIRGIPFQYMNRDVIVHIAREIGQYIQMDYNEENGGRLEFVRVRINWEVSQPLRFQRNFQFTPGVNTLLRFQYERLRGFCELCGMMTHDNGACQIQNGGPNPDGDNNDSGDDQPDDLVPNQGIIIEEIHDDEVQEEEANPVVPEGDGSERNMAEIDAADDDDELWHGDAMPNMYTDEIVMDEMYNPIDPFGIQAERESGGKRKKWMGEATLNVSKFTRTEVGQSSGTAETKRQRFTVSDKEESAEAQVHDEAEKSFEVRGAVGPEPPLPP, encoded by the coding sequence ATGGCTGAGAATATTAGGCGTGGTTTGCAAGATTTAACTCTTGGTGCTGATGACGCACCTTTTGTCCTGCCTACCAATGTTGTGAGAAgagcagaagaagaaaaccGCTTCATCCTGATTGGGCGTCCTGTCATGCCACGACGTCAGAATCTCCGTGCACTCATTGCTACTATGCCAAGAAATTGGGGTTTGGAAGGAATTGCTCGTGGGCGTATCATTGAAGGACGTCGTTTTCAGTTCGTGTTTCCTTCAGAGGAAGCGATGGAGATGGTGATTCGGAGGGGTCCATGGGCTTTCGCTGAACGAATGATGGTGTTGCAACGCTGGACGCCATTGATGGACATGGCGCTCCTGAACTACATTCCTTTCTGGATTCAAATCCGAGGAATCCCGTTCCAGTATATGAACAGAGATGTTATTGTTCATATTGCAAGAGAGATAGGTCAATACATTCAAATGGATTACAATGAAGAAAATGGTGGTCGTCTGGAGTTTGTCAGAGTGAGAATCAATTGGGAAGTCTCTCAACCATTGCGTTTCCAGCGCAACTTTCAATTCACTCCAGGAGTCAACACTCTGCTTCGTTTCCAGTATGAGAGACTCAGAGGCTTTTGTGAACTCTGTGGGATGATGACCCATGACAATGGAGCCTGTCAAATCCAAAACGGTGGTCCTAACCCTGATGGAGACAACAATGACAGTGGCGATGATCAGCCAGATGATCTCGTTCCTAATCAGGGGATCATTATTGAGGAGATCCATGATGACGaagttcaagaagaagaagctaatcCGGTTGTTCCAGAAGGTGACGGTTCAGAGAGGAACATGGCAGAGATTGATGCTgcggatgatgatgatgagctcTGGCATGGAGATGCTATGCCAAACATGTATACTGATGAGATTGTCATGGATGAAATGTATAACCCGATTGATCCCTTTGGTATTCAGGCTGAAAGAGAGTCAGGAGGCAAGAGGAAGAAATGGATGGGAGAGGCAACGCTGAATGTCTCCAAATTCACTCGCACGGAAGTGGGGCAATCCAGTGGAACTGCTGAGACCAAGCGACAACGCTTCACTGTTTCAGACAAGGAGGAGAGCGCAGAGGCTCAAGTTCATGACGAGGCTGAGAAATCTTTTGAGGTGAGAGGCGCGGTGGGCCCAGAACCACCTCTTCCACCATGA
- the LOC108807232 gene encoding uncharacterized protein LOC108807232, whose translation MGKDGKGGGKGKGKQASGSDEAPSKGKGKAGKAADGLGTCTYVKARHVLCEKQGKINEAYKKLQDGWLSNGDKVPPAEFAKIAAEYSECPSGKKGGDLGWFPRGKMAGPFQDVAFNTPVGVTSAPFKSTHGYHIILSEGRKN comes from the exons ATGGGGAAGGACGGAAAAGGTGGTGGGAAGGGAAAGGGAAAGCAAGCAAGTGGCAGTGATGAAGCTCCCTCCAAGGGAAAAGGCAAAGCTGGAAAGGCTGCTGATGGTCTCGGCACCTGCACCTATGTTAAAG CGAGACATGTTCTGTGTGAAAAGCAAGGAAAGATCAACGAGGCGTACAAAAAGTTGCAGGATGGTTGGTTGAGCAACGGTGACAAGGTTCCTCCTGCTGAGTTTGCAAAG ATTGCAGCAGAGTACTCAGAGTGCCCATCAGGGAAAAAAGGAGGAGATCTTGGATGGTTCCCAAGGGGAAAGATGGCAGGTCCCTTCCAAGATGTCGCCTTCAACACACCTGTTGGTGTCACTAGTGCACCTTTCAAATCTAC GCACGGATACCACATCATCTTGTCGGAAGGAAGGAAGAACTGA
- the LOC108809228 gene encoding uncharacterized protein LOC108809228 → MDEGRGKDIELLEEIIDKGLKQKLLQAIASRDKIFEEEKELTDLRKNLETLEKNGVNSLKTMVNLGSEVYMQAEVPDTRHIFMDVGLGFYVEFTRQEALDYIPKREELVKKQLEEVTKVIAQIKGRIKLAHHQIQQILNLPDENTSSHRQRAFQY, encoded by the exons ATGGACGAGGGACGTGGAAAGGACATTGAGTTGTTGGAGGAAATCATCGATAAAGGTCTCAAACAGAAGCTTCTACAAGCAATTGCTTCACG GGATAAgatctttgaagaagaaaaagaact CACTGACTTGCGGAAAAACCTAGAAACTCTGGAAAAAAATGGTGTAAATAGTCTCAAAACGATGGTCAACCTCGGTTCAGAGGTGTACATGCAAGCTGAAGT GCCAGATACAAGGCACATATTCATGGATGTAGGACTCGGGTTCTATGTGGAATTCACCCGCCAAGAAGCTCTTGACTATATTCCAAAAAGGGAGGAACTAGTTAAAAA aCAATTAGAAGAGGTAACTAAAGTTATTGCGCAGATCAAAGGGCGTATCAAGCTG GCTCATCACCAGATTCAGCAAATACTCAATCTTCCAGACGAGAATACATCTTCACACCGGCAACGTGCGTTTCAGTACTAA
- the LOC108806376 gene encoding eukaryotic translation initiation factor 5A-2: MSDEEHHFESSDAGASKTYPQQAGNIRKGGHIVIKGRPCKVVEVSTSKTGKHGHAKCHFVAIDIFTAKKLEDIVPSSHNCDVPHVNRIDYQLIDISEDGFVSLLTDSGGTKDDLKLPTDDSLSALMKSGFEEGKDVVVSVMSSMGEEQICAVKEVGGGK, from the exons ATGTCGGACGAAGAGCACCACTTCGAGTCCAGCGACGCCGGAGCTTCCAAGACCTACCCTCAGCAGGCTGGTAACATCCGTAAGGGTGGTCACATCGTCATCAAGGGCCGTCCCTGCAAG GTTGTTGAGGTTTCGACTTCAAAGACAGGGAAGCACGGTCACGCAAAGTGTCACTTTGTTGCCATTGACATCTTCACTGCTAAGAAGCTCGAGGATATTGTTCCCTCTTCCCACAATTGTGAT GTTCCCCATGTGAACCGTATTGATTACCAGTTGATTGATATCTCCGAGGATGGCTTT GTCAGCCTTTTGACCGACAGTGGTGGCACCAAGGATGACCTCAAGCTTCCCACCGATGATAGTCTGAGCGCTCTG ATGAAGAGTGGATTCGAGGAGGGAAAGGATGTTGTGGTGTCTGTCATGTCTTCAATGGGAGAGGAGCAGATCTGTGCCGTCAAGGAAGTTGGTGGTGGCAAGTAA
- the LOC108809870 gene encoding zinc finger protein ZAT1-like, with translation MEKKHVCKFCNKKFPSGKSLGGHIRIHTNEYSVASVSFNAKNPRKNNKRLVDQREIEQQLCCRGCGGSNHMDCHCVGVKMVMMDTRSDTETTRSKKVMKQSESFSSSSASEIDQEHKDTALSLMMMSIDSKGRNLVVNSLAESSSENTSEILETKASSGEQLKMIFNQDLKTDKLAADDQLRPPDDSYSSDSDYFMNGPKKSDSDVSVEGSLRNTNRLKNGDDLGVKEGRSKYELRKSKRVLPCYDSDSCVDTDNKIHRSSDSKSPMVKKSSGANKSSKVHECPVCFRVFKSGQALGGHKRSHFIGHKIKHKAAADMPIDLNLPAQDIDE, from the coding sequence ATGGAGAAGAAGCATGTGTGCAAGTTCTGTAACAAGAAGTTCCCTTCTGGCAAATCACTCGGAGGTCACATCAGAATTCACACCAACGAGTACTCTGTTGCTTCTGTTAGTTTCAATGCCAAGAATCCCAGGAAGAACAACAAGAGGTTGGTGGATCAGAGAGAGATTGAACAACAACTTTGTTGCAGAGGATGTGGTGGTAGCAATCACATGGATTGTCACTGTGTGGGTGTGAAGATGGTGATGATGGATACTCGATCTGATACTGAGACCACAAGATCCAAGAAGGTGATGAAACAGTCGGAATCTTTTAGCTCGTCTTCTGCTTCTGAGATTGACCAAGAACATAAGGACACTGCTTTGTCTCTCATGATGATGTCTATAGATTCTAAAGGACGTAACTTGGTGGTGAACTCTCTCGCTGAGTCATCATCAGAGAACACCTCTGAGATTCTTGAGACAAAGGCTTCTTCAGGGGAGCAGCTAAAGATGATCTTCAATCAGGATTTAAAGACTGACAAACTTGCTGCTGATGACCAATTGAGACCTCCTGATGATTCATACAGCTCTGATTCTGATTACTTCATGAATGGTCCAAAGAAGTCAGACTCAGATGTCTCGGTTGAAGGGTCTCTTAGGAACACTAACAGGTTGAAGAATGGTGATGATCTTGGGGTCAAGGAGGGAAGATCAAAGTATGAGCTGCGCAAAAGCAAGAGGGTTCTGCCTTGTTATGACAGTGATTCTTGTGTAGACACAGACAACAAGATTCATAGGTCTAGTGATAGCAAATCTCCGATGGTTAAGAAATCAAGTGGTGCAAACAAAAGTAGCAAAGTTCACGAGTGTCCAGTTTGCTTCAGGGTGTTTAAATCAGGACAAGCTTTAGGTGGTCACAAGAGATCACATTTCATTGGACACAAGATCAAACACAAAGCAGCAGCTGATATGCCTATCGATCTCAATCTCCCTGCTCAGGATATTGATGAATGA